A window of Tautonia plasticadhaerens contains these coding sequences:
- a CDS encoding acetoacetate decarboxylase family protein, whose protein sequence is MGWRSGTGRLARQQPAALIGSIPRLGETWLPVGRKALVGAAYLAPVDLVRPLVPEELEFIPVLPGRTLATLFIADYGPGSTLEYHELGLQPALVRFRGVAAAWNSLLLVDSHASVQGGELLGFSKRLASFDWREEVGPGGRASGECLVRLNEQEVVRIRYRQGRMPLPGVPVQAMTIRDDMVLCFRNRLRGRYRWSHVEIEPTQDGPAGIIGGFGRPILTGVATGYQGVMGDAVRALGFLAHRHPG, encoded by the coding sequence ATGGGATGGCGAAGCGGTACGGGAAGGCTGGCCAGGCAGCAGCCTGCCGCCCTTATCGGGTCGATCCCCAGGCTGGGCGAGACCTGGTTGCCCGTGGGCCGCAAGGCGCTGGTCGGGGCCGCCTACCTCGCCCCCGTGGACCTCGTGCGCCCCCTGGTGCCCGAGGAGTTGGAGTTCATCCCCGTGCTGCCGGGCCGGACCCTGGCGACCCTCTTCATCGCCGACTACGGCCCCGGCTCGACCCTGGAATACCATGAGTTGGGCCTCCAGCCGGCCCTGGTCCGCTTCCGGGGCGTGGCGGCGGCCTGGAACAGCCTCCTGCTGGTAGACAGTCACGCCTCCGTCCAAGGCGGCGAACTCCTCGGCTTCTCGAAGCGGTTGGCGAGCTTCGACTGGCGGGAGGAGGTCGGCCCGGGGGGGCGGGCCTCCGGCGAGTGTCTCGTACGCCTCAATGAGCAGGAGGTCGTCCGCATCCGCTATCGCCAGGGCCGGATGCCGCTACCCGGCGTCCCCGTGCAGGCCATGACGATCCGGGACGACATGGTGCTCTGCTTCCGGAACCGGTTGCGGGGCCGCTATCGCTGGTCACACGTCGAGATCGAGCCCACGCAAGATGGGCCGGCGGGCATCATCGGCGGCTTCGGCAGGCCGATCCTGACCGGAGTGGCAACCGGCTACCAGGGGGTGATGGGGGACGCCGTACGGGCATTGGGCTTCCTTGCGCACCGCCACCCGGGATAG
- a CDS encoding glycoside hydrolase 5 family protein — MSRALLGLVVIIGVTPARGQEPEPEAEQARPADAFVDSIGVNVHLGNTDTIYRRYDEIIRPRLAELGVRHVRDGLRAERRDVIARLNDLTTLGIRSILIVSPEEAVEITRAASASTWAVEGRNEPDNKGGGWEERTRQEQAALYRAIKGDPATDQLPVVISGMANTRDSPGKLGSLVESLDYGNMHSYPGGLPPTSGGWGIPLSKAIAEARKVCDGKPIVATETGYHNRLAERGHPGVSETAEAKYLPRLLLTYFDHGIARAYLYEFADEKPDPEYGDKEQHFGLLRVDGTPKPAFVALKNLIALLADPGPAFEPGALAHALEGDQQDIRRVLLARRDGTFDLILWQEVPSFDLSTREDIEVVPRALTLRLPAPVGRVEVYRPITSTEPDGRVEGRSEVPLRVPDDPLIVRIKPGPPGG, encoded by the coding sequence GTGTCCCGGGCCCTCCTGGGACTGGTCGTCATCATCGGAGTGACTCCAGCCCGGGGTCAAGAGCCGGAGCCGGAAGCCGAGCAGGCACGTCCCGCCGACGCCTTCGTCGATTCGATCGGCGTCAACGTCCACCTCGGCAACACGGACACGATCTACCGCCGCTACGACGAGATCATCCGCCCCCGGCTGGCCGAACTCGGCGTCCGGCACGTCCGGGACGGCCTGCGGGCCGAACGCAGGGACGTGATCGCCAGGCTCAACGACCTGACCACCCTCGGCATCCGCTCCATCCTGATCGTGAGCCCCGAGGAGGCCGTCGAGATCACCAGGGCGGCTTCGGCCTCGACCTGGGCGGTCGAGGGGCGGAACGAACCGGACAACAAGGGTGGAGGCTGGGAGGAACGCACCAGGCAGGAGCAGGCGGCGCTCTACCGGGCCATCAAGGGAGACCCGGCGACGGACCAACTGCCGGTGGTCATCTCGGGGATGGCGAACACCCGGGACAGCCCCGGGAAGCTCGGCTCGCTGGTCGAGTCCCTCGACTACGGCAATATGCATTCCTATCCCGGCGGGCTGCCGCCGACCAGCGGGGGCTGGGGCATCCCCCTGTCGAAGGCCATCGCCGAGGCCCGCAAGGTCTGCGACGGCAAGCCGATCGTGGCCACCGAGACCGGTTACCACAACCGCCTGGCCGAGCGGGGCCACCCGGGGGTCTCCGAGACCGCCGAGGCGAAATACCTGCCCCGGCTGCTGCTGACCTACTTCGACCACGGCATCGCCCGGGCCTACCTCTACGAGTTCGCCGACGAGAAGCCGGACCCGGAGTACGGCGACAAGGAGCAGCACTTCGGCCTGCTGCGGGTGGACGGGACGCCGAAGCCGGCCTTCGTCGCCCTGAAGAACCTGATCGCCCTGCTGGCCGACCCGGGGCCGGCGTTCGAGCCGGGCGCCCTGGCCCATGCCCTGGAGGGCGATCAGCAAGACATCCGGCGGGTGCTGCTCGCCCGCCGGGACGGGACCTTCGACCTGATCCTCTGGCAGGAGGTCCCGAGCTTCGACCTCTCGACCCGGGAAGACATCGAGGTGGTTCCCCGGGCTCTGACGCTCCGGCTGCCCGCCCCGGTCGGCCGGGTGGAGGTCTACCGCCCGATCACCTCGACGGAGCCGGACGGCCGGGTCGAGGGCCGGTCCGAGGTGCCGTTGCGGGTGCCGGACGACCCGCTGATCGTGCGGATCAAGCCGGGGCCCCCGGGAGGTTGA